In bacterium, one DNA window encodes the following:
- a CDS encoding alpha-L-fucosidase, whose amino-acid sequence MTTDPSWFREARYGMFIHFGLYSVIGRHEWAMCHDRIPPDEYRRLTAGSLLFPRSTDESQGGAPLGPDLVGDAVPGPHPTAKRREISYHTDRR is encoded by the coding sequence ATGACCACCGACCCCTCCTGGTTCCGCGAAGCGCGCTATGGGATGTTCATCCACTTCGGCCTGTACTCTGTCATCGGGCGGCATGAGTGGGCCATGTGCCATGACCGCATTCCGCCCGATGAGTATCGCCGCCTGACCGCCGGCTCGTTGCTCTTCCCCAGATCGACCGACGAGTCCCAGGGCGGCGCGCCGCTCGGGCCCGACCTGGTCGGCGATGCCGTGCCAGGGCCGCACCCAACCGCAAAACGCCGTGAGATCTCCTACCACACTGACAGGAGATGA